In Sphingomonas sp. SORGH_AS_0950, the following are encoded in one genomic region:
- the leuD gene encoding 3-isopropylmalate dehydratase small subunit, whose amino-acid sequence MNPVTTVSGTAYPWGAKNIDTDVIIPAHWLKTISRAGLGRGAFETVRAQPGNIFDDPRYAGAPILIAGDNFGCGSSREHAAWALADMGIRAVIAPSFSDIFSGNAFKNGIVPVVLPQEAVDRLVEVAQDQPITVDLETMSVTTPFQDRFPFELDPFRRECLMNGLDEIGLTLARDSAIDAFEGEMAQGRPWIEGRRRLPPEATPIA is encoded by the coding sequence ATGAATCCGGTTACGACCGTATCCGGCACCGCCTATCCCTGGGGTGCCAAGAATATCGACACCGACGTCATCATCCCCGCGCACTGGTTGAAGACGATCAGCCGGGCGGGGCTGGGGCGCGGCGCGTTCGAGACGGTGCGCGCACAGCCCGGCAATATCTTCGACGATCCGCGCTATGCCGGAGCGCCGATCCTGATCGCGGGCGACAATTTCGGGTGCGGCTCCAGCCGCGAACATGCCGCCTGGGCGCTGGCCGACATGGGAATCCGCGCGGTCATCGCGCCCAGCTTCTCCGACATCTTCTCGGGCAATGCGTTCAAGAACGGCATCGTCCCCGTCGTCCTGCCGCAGGAAGCGGTCGACCGGCTGGTCGAGGTGGCGCAGGATCAGCCCATCACGGTCGATCTGGAAACCATGAGCGTCACCACGCCCTTTCAGGATCGCTTTCCCTTCGAGCTGGATCCGTTCCGCCGCGAATGCCTGATGAACGGCCTCGACGAAATCGGCCTCACCCTGGCGCGGGACAGTGCGATCGACGCGTTCGAGGGCGAAATGGCGCAGGGACGCCCCTGGATCGAGGGGCGTCGCCGTTTGCCGCCCGAAGCGACGCCGATCGCCTGA
- a CDS encoding DUF1476 domain-containing protein, translating to MDSFDERRRGLEAGFVADQEMMFRITARRNRLVAQWAAERMKLTPAETDAYAKAVVQADFEEASDEDVIRKLLGDLTAAGIDVEEAEVRRALDEQQVEARRQLMESR from the coding sequence ATGGACAGTTTTGACGAACGCAGGCGCGGGTTGGAGGCCGGGTTCGTGGCGGATCAGGAGATGATGTTCCGAATCACCGCGCGCCGCAACAGGCTGGTCGCGCAATGGGCGGCGGAGCGGATGAAGCTGACGCCCGCCGAGACCGACGCCTATGCCAAGGCGGTGGTCCAGGCCGATTTCGAGGAGGCCAGTGACGAGGACGTGATCCGCAAGCTGCTGGGCGACCTGACCGCTGCCGGGATCGATGTCGAGGAAGCCGAGGTCCGCCGCGCGCTGGACGAACAGCAGGTCGAGGCGCGCCGCCAATTGATGGAAAGCCGCTGA
- a CDS encoding BolA family transcriptional regulator → MPMAADDIAAMIRTAIPDAEVQITDLAGDGDHYAAHVVAASFAGMSRVARTRAVYAALGGRMGGELHALQLTTAVPAGAEPTA, encoded by the coding sequence ATGCCGATGGCCGCCGACGATATCGCTGCGATGATCCGCACCGCCATTCCCGATGCCGAAGTCCAGATCACCGATCTGGCTGGGGACGGCGACCATTATGCCGCGCATGTCGTGGCCGCCAGCTTTGCGGGGATGAGCCGGGTTGCGCGGACCCGCGCCGTCTATGCCGCGCTGGGCGGGCGCATGGGGGGCGAACTCCACGCACTGCAACTGACCACCGCGGTTCCGGCGGGTGCCGAACCGACCGCCTGA
- the grxD gene encoding Grx4 family monothiol glutaredoxin, whose protein sequence is MTDDTNARIDALVKDNAVLLFMKGTPLFPQCGFSSRAVAILNHLDVPFESVDVLQDQGIRQGIKAYSDWPTIPQLYVKGEFVGGSDIMMEMYESGELAELVQDVKSA, encoded by the coding sequence ATGACCGATGACACGAATGCGCGGATCGATGCGCTGGTAAAGGACAATGCCGTCCTGCTGTTCATGAAGGGCACGCCCCTTTTCCCGCAATGCGGCTTTTCCAGCCGCGCGGTGGCGATCCTCAACCATCTCGACGTGCCGTTCGAGAGCGTCGACGTGCTCCAGGACCAGGGCATCCGCCAGGGGATCAAGGCCTATTCGGATTGGCCGACCATTCCCCAGCTCTACGTCAAGGGCGAGTTCGTCGGCGGTTCGGACATCATGATGGAGATGTACGAAAGCGGCGAGCTGGCCGAGCTGGTCCAGGACGTAAAGTCGGCCTGA
- a CDS encoding BlaI/MecI/CopY family transcriptional regulator, giving the protein MAERISDAEHAVMEVLWEDSPLTAQDVAERVDPERGWTTNTVKTLLGRLLAKEAIAHEEQGRRYLYRPLVARDDYVVGESRRLIDRLFGGRLTPLVAHLAERDELTAQDISEIEALLKELKA; this is encoded by the coding sequence ATGGCCGAGCGTATCAGCGATGCCGAACATGCGGTGATGGAGGTCCTGTGGGAGGACTCGCCGCTGACCGCGCAGGATGTTGCCGAGCGGGTCGATCCCGAACGCGGCTGGACCACCAACACCGTCAAGACGCTGCTCGGCCGTCTTCTCGCCAAGGAAGCGATCGCGCATGAGGAGCAGGGGCGGCGCTATCTCTATCGCCCGCTGGTGGCGCGTGACGATTATGTCGTGGGCGAGTCCCGCCGCCTGATCGACCGGCTGTTCGGCGGCCGCCTGACCCCGCTGGTCGCGCATCTGGCCGAGCGCGACGAACTGACCGCGCAGGACATTTCCGAGATCGAGGCGCTGCTCAAGGAGCTGAAGGCGTGA
- a CDS encoding M56 family metallopeptidase, which produces MSGAQLGWAVEAMIASALLMGLVLLARGHVRRAFGPQVAYALWALPLLRLVLPPLPRGLSEQATPPLAAASERFTAYVMVPMAEQLPAPLAAPSLWPMVAQAVALVWIVGAGGFLGFQLLRHWRFRTRLLATAETLDAVKGVRVVASDGAPGPLAFGIWHRYVAFPRDFAERYDADERDLALAHELGHHARGDLIANWIALGVLALHWFNPLAWRAFHAFRADQELANDARVLKGRSRADRHVYACAIVKAAHGRALSGACHLHTIEDLKGRLKMLTTSPTSRRQLVAGGASVSLLVLAGLGLTASGTPAAAALTERVERTIGVDLTSTAAVLPAVAQTAPELSDPPTAPSAPIAPVVTARPAVAIAATPPAPPAIPAVPTTSPAVEAPAAPQAPAVPRIRVVTLRNGHKVRIFDRNAVVPMVPMPPMPIVQSRSCGTSGSDSRTSYTTVDGETRRQVTIICTDRIEQSARLASLSALNAQRSAQTNMRIALASIESARASINRDRNLSEDARRDALKGLNEATAELKAEMADRDAD; this is translated from the coding sequence GTGAGCGGCGCGCAACTGGGCTGGGCGGTGGAGGCGATGATCGCCTCTGCCCTGCTGATGGGGCTGGTGCTGCTGGCGCGGGGCCATGTCCGCCGGGCCTTCGGGCCGCAGGTCGCTTATGCGCTCTGGGCGCTGCCGCTGCTCCGGCTGGTCCTGCCCCCGCTGCCGCGCGGCCTTTCGGAACAGGCCACCCCGCCTCTCGCGGCGGCCAGCGAACGCTTCACCGCCTATGTCATGGTGCCGATGGCCGAGCAGCTGCCCGCGCCGCTCGCCGCGCCCAGCCTCTGGCCGATGGTGGCGCAGGCGGTGGCACTGGTCTGGATCGTCGGGGCGGGGGGCTTTCTGGGGTTCCAGCTCCTGCGCCATTGGCGGTTCCGCACGCGGTTGCTCGCGACGGCGGAGACGCTGGACGCGGTCAAGGGCGTGCGCGTGGTCGCCAGCGACGGCGCGCCGGGGCCGCTCGCCTTCGGGATCTGGCACCGCTATGTCGCCTTTCCGCGCGATTTCGCCGAGCGTTACGACGCCGACGAGCGCGACCTGGCGCTGGCGCATGAGCTGGGCCACCATGCGCGCGGCGATCTGATCGCCAACTGGATCGCGCTGGGCGTGCTGGCGCTCCACTGGTTCAACCCGCTGGCGTGGCGGGCCTTCCACGCCTTTCGTGCCGATCAGGAACTGGCCAACGACGCACGTGTCCTGAAGGGGCGCAGCCGCGCCGACCGGCATGTCTATGCCTGCGCCATCGTGAAGGCCGCGCATGGCCGCGCGCTGTCGGGCGCCTGTCACCTGCACACCATCGAGGATCTGAAAGGGAGGCTGAAGATGTTGACCACTTCTCCGACTTCGCGTCGCCAGCTGGTGGCGGGTGGGGCCAGCGTATCGCTGCTCGTGCTGGCGGGGCTGGGCCTGACGGCATCGGGCACCCCGGCGGCGGCGGCACTGACCGAGCGGGTCGAGCGGACCATCGGCGTCGACCTGACCAGCACGGCGGCGGTCCTGCCCGCGGTCGCTCAGACGGCACCCGAATTGTCCGACCCGCCCACCGCGCCGTCCGCGCCGATCGCCCCGGTGGTGACCGCCAGGCCCGCAGTCGCCATCGCGGCGACCCCGCCCGCGCCGCCCGCCATTCCCGCCGTGCCAACCACCTCGCCGGCCGTCGAAGCGCCCGCCGCGCCCCAGGCCCCGGCCGTGCCGCGCATCCGCGTCGTCACCTTGCGCAACGGGCACAAGGTCCGGATTTTCGACCGCAACGCTGTCGTCCCGATGGTGCCGATGCCCCCGATGCCGATCGTCCAGTCGCGCAGCTGCGGCACGAGCGGCAGCGACAGCCGGACCAGCTATACCACCGTCGACGGCGAGACCCGGCGGCAGGTCACGATCATCTGCACCGACCGGATCGAGCAATCCGCGCGCCTGGCGTCGCTGTCCGCCCTGAACGCCCAACGTTCGGCCCAGACCAACATGCGGATCGCGCTCGCCAGCATCGAGAGCGCCCGCGCCTCGATCAATCGTGACCGCAACCTGTCCGAAGACGCCCGGCGCGATGCCCTGAAGGGGCTGAACGAGGCGACGGCGGAGCTCAAGGCCGAAATGGCGGACCGCGACGCGGATTGA
- a CDS encoding MBL fold metallo-hydrolase yields MAEHPTGIPILLEPLVSRVLAPNPSPFTYTGTQTHIVGDRDVAVIDPGPDDPAHLDALLHVIAGRPVAAILVTHHHRDHSPASRPLARATGAPVVGAAPFAPDYEGGRSDAAFDRDYAPDRVLAEGEGVSGDGWTLTALATPGHTSNHLAFALPETKALFSGDHVMGWSTSIVSPPDGDMGAYMASLEKLMERDDRVYYPGHGEAVDNPQRLVRGMLGHRKQREGQILRLLGGGDPLEVAAMTARMYVGLNPKLLPAAERSVLAHLYDLRMRGLVREEGASWTIAA; encoded by the coding sequence ATGGCTGAGCACCCGACCGGCATTCCGATCCTGCTTGAGCCGCTGGTCTCCCGCGTGCTCGCTCCCAATCCTTCACCCTTCACCTATACGGGGACGCAGACGCATATCGTCGGTGACCGCGACGTGGCGGTGATCGATCCCGGCCCCGACGATCCCGCCCATCTGGATGCCCTGTTGCACGTGATCGCCGGGCGGCCGGTCGCCGCGATCCTGGTCACCCATCATCACCGCGATCACAGCCCGGCCAGCCGCCCGCTCGCCCGCGCGACGGGGGCGCCCGTCGTCGGCGCCGCGCCCTTCGCGCCCGATTATGAAGGCGGCCGGTCCGACGCCGCCTTCGACCGCGACTATGCCCCCGACCGGGTGCTGGCCGAGGGGGAGGGGGTGTCGGGCGATGGCTGGACGCTGACCGCCCTCGCGACGCCGGGCCACACCTCCAACCATCTCGCTTTCGCGCTGCCCGAGACCAAGGCGCTGTTCTCCGGCGATCACGTCATGGGCTGGTCGACCAGCATCGTCTCGCCCCCCGATGGCGACATGGGCGCCTATATGGCCAGTCTCGAAAAGCTGATGGAGCGCGACGACCGCGTCTATTATCCGGGGCATGGCGAGGCGGTGGACAATCCCCAGCGTCTGGTGCGTGGCATGCTGGGCCATCGCAAGCAGCGCGAGGGGCAGATATTGCGCCTGCTGGGCGGCGGCGATCCGCTCGAGGTAGCCGCGATGACCGCGCGCATGTATGTCGGGCTGAACCCCAAATTGCTGCCCGCGGCGGAACGCTCGGTGCTGGCGCATCTTTACGATCTGCGAATGCGGGGACTGGTCCGCGAGGAGGGAGCATCATGGACGATCGCGGCGTGA
- a CDS encoding DUF4230 domain-containing protein, with translation MDDRGVTPPVETRRGGFGLFMAKAAGVLVLLVLAGLIAAWGVQRYVADRLTPDPTTIARASLEGLREQNRLSAFAARYVAVVTSRQSQLGFSTERTLIMPGMVRYEVDLGKLRQQDVRWDAGDHVLTVTLPPLEIDGPQVDMAAIREYGSGGVLTTFTDAEQRLDAANRTAGQVELMRQARGPAPMKLARDATRRAVERSFAMPLRAAGVDATVKVRYADEAGDDERWDTTRTVQEVLGNGG, from the coding sequence ATGGACGATCGCGGCGTGACCCCGCCGGTCGAGACGCGGCGCGGCGGCTTCGGCCTGTTCATGGCCAAGGCGGCGGGCGTCCTCGTCCTGCTGGTCCTGGCCGGGCTGATCGCGGCCTGGGGGGTACAGCGCTATGTCGCCGACCGGCTGACCCCCGATCCCACCACCATCGCGCGCGCCAGCCTGGAGGGCCTGCGCGAGCAGAACCGGCTGTCGGCCTTTGCCGCCCGCTATGTCGCCGTCGTCACCTCGCGCCAGTCGCAACTGGGCTTTTCGACCGAACGGACGCTCATCATGCCGGGCATGGTCCGCTATGAGGTCGATCTGGGCAAGCTGCGCCAGCAGGATGTCCGCTGGGATGCGGGCGACCATGTGCTGACCGTCACCCTGCCGCCGCTCGAGATCGATGGGCCGCAGGTCGATATGGCGGCGATCCGCGAATATGGCTCGGGCGGGGTGCTGACCACCTTCACCGATGCCGAGCAGCGGCTGGACGCCGCCAACCGCACCGCCGGACAGGTCGAGCTGATGCGACAGGCGCGAGGCCCTGCGCCGATGAAGCTGGCGCGCGACGCCACCCGCCGCGCGGTCGAACGCAGCTTCGCGATGCCGCTGCGTGCCGCCGGGGTCGATGCGACCGTCAAGGTCCGCTACGCCGACGAGGCCGGGGACGACGAACGCTGGGACACGACCCGGACGGTGCAGGAGGTTCTGGGCAACGGCGGATGA
- the nadA gene encoding quinolinate synthase NadA, protein MTIQTNLTGLDLRAEIDRLRKERNAVILAHYYQKPEIQDLADFVGDSLDLSRKAQATDADVIAFCGVRFMAETAKILSPDKIVVLPDMAAGCSLEDSCPPEQFAEFRAQHPDHIALTYINCSTEVKALSDIIVTSSSAEQILAQIDPAQKIIFGPDRNLGGYLARKTGRDMLLWPGVCIVHEAFSETELLKLRAQYPDAPIAAHPECPAVILDHADYVGSTRGILEFAQGITGDTLIVATEPHIIHQMQKAMPGKTFIGAPGADGNCNCNICPYMALNTMEKLYLALRDLTPRVEIEEGLRLQAKKSLDAMLTLASGTVGKGDLGPRS, encoded by the coding sequence ATGACCATCCAGACGAATCTGACGGGCCTCGACCTGCGCGCCGAGATCGACCGGCTCCGCAAGGAACGCAACGCCGTCATCCTCGCCCATTATTACCAGAAGCCCGAGATTCAGGACCTGGCCGATTTCGTCGGCGACAGCCTGGACCTCAGCCGCAAGGCGCAGGCGACCGATGCGGACGTCATCGCCTTTTGCGGCGTGCGCTTCATGGCGGAGACGGCCAAGATCCTGTCGCCCGACAAGATCGTCGTGCTGCCCGACATGGCGGCCGGATGCAGCCTGGAGGACAGCTGTCCTCCCGAACAGTTCGCCGAGTTCCGCGCGCAGCACCCGGATCACATCGCGCTGACCTATATCAATTGCTCGACCGAGGTGAAGGCGCTGTCCGACATTATCGTGACGTCGTCCTCCGCCGAGCAGATCCTGGCGCAGATCGACCCGGCGCAGAAGATCATCTTCGGCCCCGACCGTAATCTGGGCGGCTATCTGGCGCGCAAGACCGGGCGCGACATGCTGCTATGGCCGGGCGTGTGCATCGTGCACGAGGCGTTCAGCGAGACCGAACTGCTGAAGCTGCGCGCGCAGTACCCCGATGCGCCGATCGCCGCGCATCCCGAATGCCCCGCCGTCATCCTGGATCATGCCGATTATGTCGGCTCGACGCGGGGCATCCTGGAATTCGCGCAGGGCATCACCGGCGACACGCTGATCGTCGCGACCGAGCCGCACATCATCCACCAGATGCAGAAGGCGATGCCGGGCAAGACCTTCATCGGCGCCCCCGGCGCGGACGGCAATTGCAACTGCAACATCTGCCCGTACATGGCGCTGAACACGATGGAGAAGCTGTATCTGGCGCTCCGCGACCTGACCCCGCGCGTCGAGATCGAGGAAGGGCTGCGGCTCCAGGCCAAGAAGAGCCTCGACGCGATGCTGACCCTGGCGAGCGGGACGGTCGGCAAGGGCGATCTGGGTCCGCGTTCGTGA
- a CDS encoding ribonuclease T, producing MKTILIGLAMLAAPQMLSAQTLQCTAPSGPQRIRPDLPSASQPTRVLPIGSYTLAITWSPQYCLDPKGDSRFQCGTGNRFGFTLHGLWPDGEEKEWPQYCRPTAILPQAVVRRHICATPSAQLMQHEWAKHGTCMAGYSPARYFQQSNALYHGLRFPDMMALSRQGNLTAGDVATAVAAANRGMTADMMRVTATRENWLDEIWICLNKAFRYTRCPAHQGGLQPGAPIKIWRGQR from the coding sequence ATGAAGACGATCCTGATCGGGCTGGCGATGCTGGCCGCGCCGCAGATGCTGTCGGCGCAGACGCTGCAATGCACCGCCCCCTCGGGGCCGCAGCGCATCCGCCCCGACCTGCCCAGCGCCAGCCAGCCGACCCGCGTGCTGCCCATCGGCAGCTATACGCTGGCGATCACCTGGAGCCCGCAATATTGCCTCGATCCGAAGGGCGACAGCCGCTTCCAGTGCGGCACGGGCAACCGTTTCGGCTTCACGCTGCACGGCCTGTGGCCGGATGGCGAGGAGAAGGAGTGGCCGCAATATTGTCGCCCGACCGCGATCCTGCCCCAGGCGGTGGTCCGCCGTCACATCTGCGCCACCCCCTCGGCGCAGCTGATGCAGCATGAATGGGCCAAGCATGGCACCTGCATGGCGGGCTACAGCCCGGCGCGTTATTTCCAGCAGTCCAATGCGCTTTATCACGGCCTGCGCTTCCCCGACATGATGGCGCTGTCGCGTCAGGGCAATCTGACCGCCGGTGACGTCGCGACCGCAGTGGCGGCGGCGAACCGGGGCATGACCGCGGACATGATGCGCGTCACCGCGACCCGCGAGAACTGGCTGGACGAAATCTGGATCTGCCTGAACAAGGCGTTCCGCTATACCCGCTGCCCCGCGCATCAGGGCGGCCTGCAACCCGGCGCGCCGATCAAGATCTGGCGCGGTCAGCGCTGA
- a CDS encoding DUF4112 domain-containing protein yields the protein MAKASSIDSSIFDNLPLDKGITASRQRIEAMERLLERVVVLPGINRPIGLDVMLGLVPVIGDIAAAALGSYIIWEARNLGLSRFQMARMMANVGFDAVLGFVPLIGDAADVLFRSNTRNLRIIRKHLDKHHPSTVTVEG from the coding sequence ATGGCCAAAGCGTCTTCCATCGATTCCTCGATCTTCGACAACCTTCCCCTGGACAAGGGGATCACCGCCAGTCGCCAGCGGATCGAGGCGATGGAAAGGCTGTTGGAGCGCGTCGTCGTGCTGCCGGGGATCAATCGGCCGATCGGGCTCGACGTGATGCTGGGGCTGGTGCCCGTGATAGGCGACATCGCCGCCGCCGCGCTGGGCAGCTACATCATCTGGGAAGCGCGCAATCTGGGCCTGTCGCGGTTCCAGATGGCGCGGATGATGGCCAATGTCGGATTCGACGCGGTGCTGGGCTTCGTGCCCTTGATCGGGGATGCGGCGGACGTGCTGTTCCGGTCCAACACGCGCAATCTACGGATCATCCGCAAGCATCTCGACAAGCATCATCCCTCCACCGTCACGGTGGAGGGATAA
- a CDS encoding ABC transporter substrate-binding protein — protein MTGALLATSACERRADTGAVIVSAVRPSPDKTPQKRDPANASGGDMPHRLLRDSLAQGLVRFDANGQIEPGLAERWIVIDEGGSYIFRLREATWNDGSPVTAEQVVPILRRLITPGSGNPLAPFLTAIDEIVVMTPQVIEVRLSRPRPDLLKLFAQPEMAIIDRARHGTGPFRIVRAGPPPLLRLIPDPRRAEPEDDATPAPEDDVRLIGESAARGILRFSRGASDLMLGGRFENWPLLDLAKIAPAAVRADPAAGLFGFAIASRDGFLGDAANRQALSAVFDRAALLGAIAPNWEASDRLLPDALDSDAPPQIPGWALLTLDERRAAARARVAAWGQPVHLRIALPQGPGANMLYGQVGATLLSVGIVPERVALDAPADLRLIDAVAPFDSARWYLATACAPCGDAARAAIEQARLAPTLAARSAAIAAADAALNADTPYIPLARPLRWSLVSGRLRQFQANSRAWHPLNRLRAAPN, from the coding sequence TTGACCGGCGCGCTGCTTGCCACTTCGGCTTGCGAGCGGCGGGCCGATACGGGTGCGGTTATCGTCAGTGCGGTTCGGCCCTCCCCCGACAAGACGCCGCAGAAACGCGACCCGGCCAACGCCAGCGGCGGCGACATGCCGCATCGGCTGCTGCGTGACTCCTTGGCGCAGGGGCTCGTGCGGTTCGACGCCAATGGACAGATCGAGCCGGGGCTGGCCGAGCGCTGGATCGTCATCGACGAGGGCGGCAGCTATATCTTCCGGTTGCGCGAGGCGACGTGGAATGACGGGTCGCCCGTCACCGCCGAACAGGTCGTGCCGATCCTGCGCCGTCTGATCACGCCCGGCTCGGGCAATCCGCTTGCGCCGTTTCTGACCGCCATCGACGAGATCGTCGTGATGACCCCGCAGGTCATCGAGGTCCGGCTGTCGCGTCCACGCCCCGATCTGCTGAAACTCTTCGCCCAGCCCGAAATGGCGATCATCGACCGCGCGCGTCATGGCACGGGGCCGTTCCGCATCGTCCGGGCCGGGCCTCCGCCCCTGCTCCGCCTGATCCCCGACCCCCGCCGCGCCGAGCCCGAAGACGATGCGACGCCCGCGCCGGAGGACGATGTCCGCCTGATCGGCGAAAGCGCCGCACGGGGCATTCTTCGCTTTTCGCGCGGCGCGTCCGATCTGATGCTCGGCGGGCGGTTCGAGAATTGGCCGCTGCTCGATCTGGCGAAGATCGCCCCGGCGGCGGTGCGGGCCGATCCCGCCGCCGGGCTGTTCGGCTTCGCCATCGCCAGCCGGGACGGGTTTCTGGGGGATGCGGCGAACCGCCAGGCGCTGTCGGCCGTGTTCGACCGGGCCGCCTTGCTCGGGGCGATCGCGCCCAATTGGGAGGCCAGCGACCGCCTGCTGCCCGATGCGCTGGATTCGGACGCGCCGCCGCAAATCCCCGGCTGGGCGCTTCTGACGCTGGACGAACGCCGCGCCGCCGCCCGCGCCCGTGTCGCGGCCTGGGGACAGCCCGTGCACCTGCGCATCGCCCTGCCGCAAGGGCCGGGGGCGAACATGCTGTACGGACAGGTCGGCGCGACGCTGCTGTCGGTTGGCATCGTGCCCGAGCGCGTGGCTCTGGACGCGCCCGCCGACCTCAGGCTGATCGATGCGGTCGCCCCCTTCGACAGCGCGCGCTGGTATCTCGCCACCGCCTGCGCGCCGTGCGGCGATGCCGCCCGTGCGGCCATCGAGCAGGCCCGGCTGGCGCCCACTCTGGCCGCCCGCAGCGCGGCGATCGCCGCCGCCGATGCCGCGCTCAACGCCGATACGCCCTATATCCCGCTGGCGCGTCCGCTGCGCTGGTCGCTGGTCAGCGGACGCCTGCGCCAGTTCCAGGCCAATAGCCGCGCCTGGCATCCATTGAACCGCCTGCGCGCCGCCCCCAATTGA